The DNA segment TCTAAGATGTGCCAAGGTGCCTAGTTTAGAGGCTGAGTACAGACCGGCCACTATATAAACAACTACAATTAGCAATTATAAACAGAGacagtgttagagagagagagagagagagagaaagagagagagagagagagagagagggatatgatGGATAACCCACTTGTATTTCAACAGGGTCCACTGTAACAGCCACAGGCACACTAGGATGATGCCGTTGATCTCACAAATGGAAAAGGCCCACTCCACGCGGTCAAAAAGGTCAAAGAACTTGTCGGGCAGTGGAGGGTCCACCTCCTTGGGCGGCACGCGCTCATGGACGACGGAGATCATGACTGTGGTGGATACGAAGCAGCAGATTGCGTAGAAGAAAGCCACTGCTGTCTTGCCCCACTCTGTCGGGAACTGTGAGCGCGTGGGCTCGGGCATAGGGATTTTGACCAGATCTTTGTGGTAGCCATTGACCATCCCGTTGCGTTTCCCGGGCATGCTCCCTCCGGCGGGGGTGATCCCATTCCCTGTATCCATGATGAGGTCGTCGGCAAGGTCCCGCATGGCGTCGCCGTTAGCATGTCCGTTCTTGTGCGCCTCGATGTGGTGCTCGATGCGGAGCGTCTCCACGCGCTCCAGAAGCTGCTGCCCACCGTCCGAACTCACCAGCGACAGGGGCGGCCTCTGGAAGTCCGTCTGTGAGAGCTGCAGGAGTGAGTGGCCGTCAACGTTCCGGAAGGGCTCAGAATACTCCTGCATGCCTTCGTCCATCAGCCAGCGAGAGACCTCCTCCACTGACCACTGGGCTACTTTCTTCATGTCAGACCGCTCTGCCTCAGAAAACTGTGGGAGAACAGGGGTGGAGGTGCATTGAGTTTTGAGCGGCTGGGTCTAAGAGACACAAAGACCTCCTCAAATGGTGCTCATTACGCATTTAGCACATGGGGGACACACTCCACGGTACTGCTCAGCAGATCCCAACAAACTTCCAAATGGATAATCCAGTATTGGCAGCAATTCAGCTCATCTTACTGCTGAAATCTGCACAGGGAGGGGTAGACAATTTCTTTCCTGTAGAGAGAAATgagattttaaaaataaa comes from the Alosa alosa isolate M-15738 ecotype Scorff River chromosome 22, AALO_Geno_1.1, whole genome shotgun sequence genome and includes:
- the sgms1b gene encoding phosphatidylcholine:ceramide cholinephosphotransferase 1, translating into MKKVAQWSVEEVSRWLMDEGMQEYSEPFRNVDGHSLLQLSQTDFQRPPLSLVSSDGGQQLLERVETLRIEHHIEAHKNGHANGDAMRDLADDLIMDTGNGITPAGGSMPGKRNGMVNGYHKDLVKIPMPEPTRSQFPTEWGKTAVAFFYAICCFVSTTVMISVVHERVPPKEVDPPLPDKFFDLFDRVEWAFSICEINGIILVCLWLLQWTLLKYKSIVGRRFFFIVGTLYLYRCITMYITTLPVPGMHFRCSPKLLGDWEAQMRRVMKMIAGGGLTITGSHSMCGDYLYSGHTVMLTLTYLFIKEYSPKRFWWYHWACWLMSVVGIFCILLAHDHYTIDVVVAYFITTRLFWWYHTMANQQVLKEPSPSNFISRAWWYRFFYYLEENIQGIIPRNYQVPYLWRPWQWGHVKYTRIDSE